Proteins encoded within one genomic window of Terriglobus sp. TAA 43:
- a CDS encoding peptidylprolyl isomerase, which yields MTRFYPFRFDIANCLLMLGLALAAAPLLSQKPAPKSVEEGKPQTKEQARADAHKLPAERGDVIDRIVVIVNGDLVLESDVEEEERFSKLYPYGEDDSKPMREQAITRLVDRTLVLQQLGGFPAVPISDDEVNKQEADLRKDLPACAHADCTSDAGWKKFLEKSGFTSEELRSRLKQRAQVVHFIEQRFRSGIRIGDQQIEDYYNNTLLPQYAKQKATAPPLDSIRDRIGEILLQEQVSTLLDAWLKTLRDSGHVRMMQPNEEAP from the coding sequence ATGACGCGCTTCTATCCATTCCGTTTCGATATCGCGAATTGCCTGCTGATGCTGGGATTAGCACTTGCGGCTGCGCCGTTGCTATCTCAAAAGCCTGCGCCGAAATCGGTGGAGGAAGGCAAACCGCAGACGAAGGAGCAGGCGCGCGCGGATGCGCACAAGCTTCCTGCAGAACGAGGCGATGTGATTGATCGCATTGTTGTCATTGTGAATGGTGATCTTGTACTTGAAAGCGATGTGGAGGAAGAGGAGCGCTTCTCAAAGCTGTATCCGTACGGTGAGGATGATTCGAAGCCGATGCGCGAGCAGGCCATCACGCGTCTCGTCGATCGCACGCTTGTCTTGCAGCAGCTCGGTGGCTTTCCTGCGGTTCCTATTTCTGATGACGAAGTGAACAAGCAAGAGGCGGATTTGCGCAAGGATCTGCCTGCATGTGCCCATGCGGATTGCACCAGCGATGCCGGATGGAAGAAGTTTCTTGAAAAGTCAGGATTCACTTCCGAGGAATTGCGCAGTCGCTTAAAGCAACGTGCGCAGGTTGTGCACTTCATTGAGCAACGTTTCCGCAGCGGCATCCGCATTGGCGATCAGCAAATTGAGGACTATTACAACAACACGCTGTTGCCGCAGTATGCGAAGCAGAAGGCGACTGCGCCTCCGCTCGATTCGATTCGCGACCGTATTGGAGAGATCCTTTTGCAGGAGCAGGTAAGCACGCTGCTGGATGCGTGGCTAAAGACGTTGCGTGACTCCGGGCACGTTCGCATGATGCAACCGAATGAGGAGGCGCCCTGA
- a CDS encoding POTRA domain-containing protein — translation MAIRLRDFWGAGTLVLVKLWTGGVALRRKALCSAAVMILSGAALTMYAQEPNGQPSSPATSGNGQQQPATGAQQPVPGGGKTVQVVPGKTNAAGDVTSGTSTAATTAGAAAQDAAQDQSEKAGKAADNAVAGVWALRGRKLRSVEFEGVEFGENDPLPQKELGLNPGDTIAPDKVRTATRRLFLTGLYRDIQVRSIVNSDGSVTLLYVGTPRYFVGRVHIQGVRSERVTSLLEAASELQPGLPFTNSQVRAGEEGLRQTLAQNGYYAPVVHSATEHLPDGKQVDVFYLIDIGKQALVGNVIVKGDPGLTVDEFRKRSKLQEKNKTLFVFKTKNKVTRDTVGNGLTRLRKYYQKNDRLEAAIALEKSQYAADRQQLDYTFRAFQGPQVKVSIDGAKVSKSRQKKLLPIYEESAVDNDLLNEGAHNIREFLQRQGYFDAEVTPDVRGVPDTPTYAEDGTPLPPPSNLTETVAFHAVPGKKYKVIAVNVTGNKYFETDNIKERMQVVKADAYVRSGRFSPVLLSNDIDSITSLYMANGFTKVKITTDEKKGEDDKKLGTITVNLHIDEGSQQKFGNITLTGVDTARAEQMKALITAETNQPFALANVSNDRDNILQAYLSKGFDQAKVEVRQAVRKDDATRTDVTYLVTEGEQVNVDRVLISGVQHVRQKLVTDRLLLKPGDPLDESAIVEMQRRYYDLALFNEANVAVQNPEGLADRKNVLVQLTEAKRWDVTYGAGFEAQLSTPQPNCRAQQSIGNTTCSPEGKAGASFRVSADVSRINLFGTDQSLAFHVTYGLLERIATATWNTPKFLGRPNFSTQVSGGYSNVQNISTFKASTLQGLFRLTQKVPKADTFIYDFTYRRVSVDQNSLQVTANLIPLLSQPVRVGGPAFTWYHDTRAPIQLDAQKGMYLSFTDFLASGVFGSQTDFNKVDVTYSSYYTWGKKRKYTFARNTRFGVETTSGANPNAGIEGCQGELLNTNASCNSVPLPERLYAGGANSHRGFGINQAGPRDLTTGYPVGGSAVLINTLELRMPAPVLPLVGDSVSFVLFHDMGNAFLHVGDVFPSIARFHQPNRDTCRQVSGFVTVGTCDFAYFSHAVGLGARYNTPVGPIRLDASYNLNPPIYPIIDDYTQSVPTHHVGQSSHFQFFFSIGQSF, via the coding sequence ATGGCAATAAGACTGAGAGACTTTTGGGGAGCAGGAACGCTGGTGCTGGTGAAGCTGTGGACAGGTGGGGTTGCATTGCGACGAAAGGCATTGTGTTCGGCGGCCGTCATGATCCTGTCGGGCGCTGCCCTGACGATGTACGCGCAGGAGCCAAATGGCCAGCCGTCCAGCCCGGCCACCTCTGGCAATGGTCAGCAACAGCCAGCGACAGGTGCGCAACAGCCCGTTCCTGGCGGCGGCAAGACCGTCCAGGTAGTCCCCGGAAAAACGAATGCGGCTGGTGATGTAACGAGTGGCACCAGCACGGCGGCCACGACCGCAGGTGCCGCGGCGCAGGATGCCGCCCAGGATCAAAGCGAGAAGGCGGGAAAGGCTGCGGACAACGCCGTCGCGGGAGTGTGGGCGCTTCGCGGCAGGAAACTACGTTCCGTCGAGTTTGAAGGCGTTGAGTTCGGTGAGAACGATCCGTTGCCGCAGAAAGAATTGGGATTGAATCCGGGCGACACCATCGCTCCAGACAAGGTGCGCACCGCGACACGCAGATTGTTTCTCACGGGCTTGTATCGCGATATCCAGGTGCGCAGCATTGTGAACAGTGATGGCAGCGTCACGCTTCTGTATGTGGGCACGCCGCGGTACTTTGTTGGGCGCGTTCATATCCAAGGGGTGCGCTCGGAGCGAGTGACTTCGCTGCTGGAAGCCGCGTCTGAGTTGCAGCCCGGCTTGCCGTTCACAAATTCGCAGGTTCGTGCGGGCGAAGAGGGACTTCGTCAGACACTGGCGCAGAACGGCTATTACGCTCCGGTGGTGCACTCTGCAACCGAACACCTTCCTGACGGTAAACAGGTGGATGTCTTCTACCTGATTGACATCGGCAAGCAGGCGTTGGTGGGGAACGTGATCGTGAAGGGTGATCCCGGCCTGACGGTGGACGAGTTCCGCAAACGAAGCAAGTTGCAGGAAAAGAATAAGACGCTGTTTGTCTTCAAAACGAAGAACAAAGTTACGCGCGATACGGTTGGCAATGGCCTGACTCGTCTGCGCAAGTATTACCAGAAGAACGATCGCCTGGAAGCCGCGATTGCATTGGAAAAGAGCCAGTATGCTGCAGATCGTCAGCAACTGGACTACACCTTCCGCGCCTTCCAGGGGCCGCAGGTCAAGGTGAGCATTGACGGGGCGAAGGTATCGAAGTCGCGACAGAAGAAGCTGTTGCCGATCTACGAAGAGAGCGCGGTAGATAACGACCTGCTCAACGAAGGCGCGCATAACATCCGCGAATTTTTGCAGCGGCAGGGCTACTTCGATGCTGAGGTTACGCCGGATGTACGCGGAGTTCCGGATACTCCGACGTATGCAGAGGATGGCACTCCGCTGCCTCCGCCCAGCAACCTGACAGAGACAGTTGCGTTTCACGCCGTCCCCGGAAAGAAATACAAAGTGATTGCCGTGAATGTGACCGGCAACAAGTATTTCGAGACCGACAACATCAAGGAACGGATGCAGGTGGTAAAGGCAGATGCTTATGTCCGTTCCGGACGTTTCTCGCCTGTGCTGCTGTCCAACGATATTGATTCCATCACCTCGCTCTACATGGCCAATGGCTTCACGAAAGTGAAGATCACGACGGATGAGAAGAAGGGTGAGGACGATAAGAAGCTAGGCACGATTACTGTGAATCTTCATATTGATGAAGGTTCGCAGCAAAAGTTCGGCAATATTACGTTGACCGGCGTGGATACTGCGCGAGCCGAACAGATGAAGGCTCTGATCACGGCGGAGACGAATCAGCCTTTCGCGCTGGCCAATGTTTCCAATGACCGCGACAATATTCTGCAAGCTTATCTTTCAAAGGGCTTCGATCAGGCCAAGGTGGAAGTGCGGCAGGCAGTGCGCAAGGACGACGCGACGCGCACTGACGTGACCTACCTCGTCACTGAAGGCGAACAGGTGAATGTGGATCGCGTGCTGATTTCGGGCGTGCAGCATGTGCGCCAGAAACTGGTGACTGACCGGTTGCTGCTGAAGCCCGGGGATCCACTGGATGAAAGCGCTATCGTGGAGATGCAGCGCCGCTACTACGACCTTGCGTTGTTCAATGAGGCGAACGTTGCAGTGCAGAATCCGGAAGGCCTGGCCGACCGTAAGAATGTACTGGTGCAGTTGACTGAGGCGAAGCGCTGGGATGTGACGTATGGTGCGGGTTTTGAGGCGCAGCTCTCCACGCCGCAACCCAATTGCCGTGCGCAGCAATCGATTGGTAATACGACATGCTCGCCAGAAGGCAAAGCTGGCGCTTCCTTCCGCGTATCCGCAGATGTGTCACGCATCAACCTGTTCGGCACCGATCAGTCGCTTGCGTTCCATGTAACGTATGGCCTGTTGGAACGCATTGCTACAGCAACGTGGAATACGCCGAAGTTTCTGGGCCGTCCTAATTTCTCTACGCAGGTGAGCGGCGGTTATTCCAACGTGCAGAACATCTCCACGTTTAAGGCCAGCACACTGCAGGGGTTGTTCCGTTTAACGCAAAAGGTTCCGAAGGCAGATACGTTCATCTACGACTTCACCTATCGGCGCGTGTCGGTGGACCAAAACAGTTTGCAGGTTACGGCAAACCTGATTCCTTTGCTGTCGCAGCCGGTGCGAGTTGGTGGACCTGCATTCACGTGGTATCACGACACGCGTGCGCCTATTCAGCTTGATGCGCAGAAGGGCATGTATCTATCGTTCACGGATTTTCTGGCGAGCGGTGTCTTTGGTTCGCAGACGGACTTCAACAAGGTCGATGTGACTTACTCCAGCTACTACACGTGGGGTAAGAAGCGGAAGTATACGTTCGCACGTAACACCCGCTTTGGTGTGGAGACGACTTCAGGTGCAAATCCGAATGCAGGCATTGAAGGTTGCCAGGGCGAGTTGCTGAATACCAATGCGTCGTGCAATTCGGTTCCGCTGCCGGAACGTTTGTATGCAGGCGGTGCTAACTCGCATCGTGGTTTCGGCATTAATCAAGCTGGACCGCGCGATTTGACGACGGGATATCCGGTTGGCGGATCGGCTGTACTGATCAATACGTTGGAACTGCGTATGCCAGCACCCGTGCTACCGCTTGTGGGCGACAGTGTTTCGTTTGTGTTGTTCCATGACATGGGCAATGCATTTCTGCACGTGGGAGATGTTTTCCCGTCGATTGCTCGTTTCCATCAACCAAACCGCGATACCTGCCGCCAGGTCTCGGGCTTTGTCACAGTTGGCACGTGCGACTTCGCCTACTTCTCTCACGCTGTGGGTCTTGGCGCGCGCTACAACACTCCGGTCGGTCCTATCCGTCTGGATGCCTCGTACAACCTGAATCCGCCGATCTATCCCATCATCGACGACTACACACAGTCCGTGCCCACGCATCATGTGGGTCAGTCAAGCCACTTCCAGTTCTTCTTCTCGATCGGCCAGAGCTTCTGA
- a CDS encoding ThiF family adenylyltransferase, protein MTVVSSEEFSSDDRYSRQRLFPAIGVEGQKKLAASHVVLVGCGATGAASAGLLARAGVGTLTIIDRDFVEPSNLQRQMLFTEADAAEALPKAEAARRRIADINADVTVHAHIADLTPANAATLLADADVILDATDNFETRYLINDFAVQTGTPWIYAAAIGSYAATMNIVPTGDFRTACLACIFPEPPGGTVETCDTAGILNTAVNFTASLQVTETLKLLTDQPSALRRTLLSFDLWTGERSEVQAGKPRSTCEVCGQHNFRHLAGEGRPHITLCGRNSVQIHEHHRPVDFASLAQRLGPLGNVRFNSMMLRFQHGEYTLSVFADGRTVIQGTSEVPRARALYARFIGS, encoded by the coding sequence GTGACCGTAGTTTCCAGTGAAGAATTTTCATCAGACGATCGCTATTCACGCCAGCGCCTCTTCCCTGCCATCGGCGTCGAAGGGCAGAAAAAGCTCGCAGCATCCCATGTCGTTCTGGTCGGTTGCGGAGCCACCGGGGCAGCCTCTGCGGGATTGCTTGCCCGCGCCGGCGTCGGCACACTCACCATCATCGATCGCGACTTCGTGGAACCCTCGAACTTGCAGCGGCAGATGCTGTTCACGGAAGCCGACGCAGCCGAGGCTCTTCCAAAAGCCGAAGCAGCCCGACGCCGCATCGCTGACATTAATGCTGATGTAACGGTCCACGCCCACATCGCGGACCTGACACCTGCCAACGCCGCCACGTTATTGGCAGACGCGGATGTCATCCTCGATGCCACGGACAACTTCGAAACGCGTTATCTGATCAACGACTTCGCCGTGCAAACCGGAACACCGTGGATCTACGCAGCCGCGATCGGCTCCTATGCAGCGACGATGAACATCGTCCCCACTGGCGATTTCCGCACAGCCTGCCTCGCCTGCATCTTCCCTGAGCCACCGGGAGGCACCGTGGAAACCTGCGACACCGCAGGCATCCTCAATACCGCAGTAAACTTCACAGCATCGCTGCAGGTAACGGAGACGCTCAAGCTCCTCACGGATCAACCCTCTGCCTTGCGACGCACACTCCTGTCATTCGATCTCTGGACTGGGGAACGCTCTGAGGTCCAGGCAGGCAAGCCACGTTCCACGTGCGAGGTCTGCGGCCAACACAATTTCCGTCATCTCGCAGGCGAAGGTCGTCCACACATCACACTCTGCGGCCGCAACTCCGTACAGATTCACGAACACCATCGTCCCGTGGACTTCGCATCACTGGCCCAGCGTCTTGGCCCGCTCGGCAACGTGCGATTCAACAGCATGATGCTGCGCTTTCAACACGGCGAATACACCCTCAGCGTCTTCGCCGATGGCCGCACCGTGATCCAGGGAACCAGCGAAGTCCCGAGAGCGCGCGCTCTCTACGCCCGCTTCATCGGCAGTTAA
- a CDS encoding putative quinol monooxygenase, with the protein MTLRNRFLVCATMVAACVLLAQRSGASPVPEERLVRIAELTIDADHLDGYRTALTEEISTSLRVEPGVLSLLAVAVKGHPNQIRILEIYRDEGAYQAHLLTPHFKKYKSATANMVKSLTLIETDPILLGTK; encoded by the coding sequence ATGACGCTACGGAATCGTTTTCTTGTTTGCGCGACGATGGTGGCAGCTTGCGTTCTGCTGGCGCAGCGATCGGGTGCGTCTCCTGTGCCGGAAGAACGCCTGGTTCGCATTGCGGAACTCACGATTGATGCGGACCATTTGGACGGGTATCGGACTGCGCTGACGGAGGAGATCAGCACGTCGCTGCGCGTCGAGCCGGGAGTGCTTTCTTTGTTGGCAGTGGCAGTGAAAGGGCATCCCAACCAGATCCGGATTCTGGAGATTTACCGGGATGAAGGGGCGTATCAGGCGCACCTGCTGACACCGCATTTCAAGAAATACAAGAGCGCGACGGCGAACATGGTGAAGTCGCTGACGCTGATTGAGACGGATCCGATCCTGTTGGGGACGAAGTAG
- a CDS encoding RNA polymerase sigma factor produces MEVQGYGMTQNNTTPVAGHFKRNPPIAGEADALERAKNGDPDAFSKLYALHKRRVYTLCLRMLGNVSEAEDMTQEAFLHLYRKLGSFRGESAFSTWLHRLTVNLVLMHLRKKGLQLVSLEETINPSEEDAPKRDFGSRDPRLSGSVDRVALERAVATLPPGYRLVFVLHDVEGYEHNEIAEMLECSTGNSKSQLHKARLKLREILRQNEHAALVQESK; encoded by the coding sequence ATGGAAGTTCAGGGCTACGGAATGACACAAAACAATACGACCCCGGTCGCCGGGCACTTCAAGCGGAATCCCCCCATCGCTGGTGAGGCAGACGCTCTGGAGCGCGCAAAAAACGGCGACCCGGATGCTTTCTCAAAGTTGTATGCGCTGCACAAGCGGCGTGTGTACACCTTATGCCTGCGAATGCTGGGCAATGTTTCTGAGGCAGAGGACATGACGCAGGAGGCTTTCCTGCACCTCTACCGTAAACTCGGCTCTTTCCGCGGCGAAAGCGCATTCTCCACCTGGCTGCACCGTCTTACGGTGAACCTGGTGCTGATGCATCTCCGCAAGAAAGGTCTTCAACTCGTCTCCCTGGAAGAGACCATCAACCCCTCAGAAGAGGACGCGCCCAAGCGTGACTTCGGTTCGCGCGATCCGCGGCTGTCCGGGTCCGTTGATCGTGTCGCCCTGGAACGCGCCGTGGCCACGCTGCCGCCGGGATACCGCCTGGTCTTCGTGCTCCATGACGTTGAGGGATACGAACACAACGAGATTGCCGAGATGCTCGAATGCTCAACCGGCAACAGCAAGTCGCAGCTTCACAAAGCGCGGCTAAAACTGCGGGAAATTCTGCGGCAGAATGAACATGCCGCCTTGGTGCAGGAGTCGAAATAA
- a CDS encoding shikimate kinase, translated as MTTLVAESAVIPPPATLLTERVVLTGFMGAGKSTVGRLLAADLGWDFLDVDAVIERHAGNTIEEIFATHGEAEFRRRESAAIARSLGARNTVIALGGGAPEEVTNRLLLEQTPNTTVVFLDAPFAVLFDRCVLQEGAAVRPNLQDPDAAAKRFQRRIPHYIRCSSHRIVTENLSIEQTVAAIRAQLL; from the coding sequence ATGACAACGCTCGTAGCCGAATCCGCCGTGATCCCACCCCCCGCCACCCTGCTTACCGAACGTGTCGTCCTTACCGGCTTCATGGGCGCAGGTAAGAGCACCGTAGGTCGCCTCCTCGCCGCTGATCTCGGCTGGGACTTCCTCGATGTCGACGCAGTGATCGAACGCCACGCCGGAAACACCATCGAGGAAATCTTCGCCACACACGGCGAGGCCGAATTCCGACGCCGGGAATCCGCCGCCATCGCCCGCAGCCTGGGTGCTCGCAACACTGTCATCGCCCTTGGCGGAGGCGCCCCCGAAGAGGTTACGAACCGCCTTCTGCTGGAGCAGACACCCAACACCACCGTTGTCTTCCTCGACGCCCCTTTCGCCGTCCTCTTCGACCGTTGCGTGCTCCAGGAAGGTGCCGCCGTCCGTCCGAATCTTCAGGACCCCGACGCTGCCGCAAAACGCTTCCAGCGCCGCATCCCGCATTACATCCGCTGCTCGTCGCACCGCATCGTCACAGAAAACCTGTCAATCGAACAAACGGTAGCCGCTATCCGCGCGCAGTTGCTGTAA
- a CDS encoding AI-2E family transporter, which produces MTDQLQPAPQSADIQRADADTGFPSRDFRETRRHIVFTICLLVMLGLFWKIRHVLGIVYVSGLLAVVLNPVVMKISHLQFRGRTMPKPLAVATLVVGIGLGLFLLFWFGLPPVLNDFRNFLTDAPGRLPALMARLQRIPMADKIGLTHLNDRLASTMEAFAGYVFSSLPQWAEHLLDILTTTILCVYFILEGSEVYEYFLSLVVPKSRIRLANTLQVAEERVSRWLIGQLLLMLLVAIYSVVVFRVLNVRYFLLLAVLMGLTNIIPVAGNLVTILLVALIAAADSFTKAGLVILAYGIYTQLENAFLTPRIMKSSVDLMGVTVLIALLIGTAISGIPGALVAVPSAAVVVVFANEYLVQHEDPNRLSVLD; this is translated from the coding sequence CTGACCGATCAGCTTCAGCCCGCGCCACAGTCCGCCGACATCCAGCGGGCCGATGCAGATACCGGCTTCCCCTCCCGCGACTTCCGCGAGACGCGCCGACATATCGTCTTCACCATCTGTCTGCTGGTGATGCTTGGACTGTTCTGGAAGATCCGCCACGTCCTGGGCATTGTCTATGTCTCGGGCCTGTTGGCCGTCGTTCTGAACCCGGTGGTGATGAAGATCAGCCATCTCCAGTTTCGCGGGCGCACCATGCCCAAACCACTCGCCGTAGCCACTCTCGTAGTCGGAATTGGGTTAGGCCTGTTTCTTCTCTTCTGGTTTGGCCTGCCGCCGGTTCTGAATGATTTCCGCAACTTCCTGACGGACGCTCCCGGACGTCTCCCAGCGCTGATGGCTCGCTTGCAGCGGATTCCCATGGCCGACAAGATCGGCCTCACCCACTTGAATGACCGCCTTGCCTCCACCATGGAGGCGTTTGCGGGCTACGTATTCAGTTCCCTGCCACAGTGGGCCGAACATCTCCTCGACATCCTCACCACCACCATCCTCTGCGTCTATTTCATCCTCGAAGGCTCTGAGGTCTACGAATACTTCCTCTCCCTCGTCGTGCCCAAATCGCGTATTCGATTGGCGAACACCCTTCAAGTTGCTGAGGAACGGGTTTCACGCTGGCTCATCGGCCAGTTGCTGCTGATGCTGCTGGTGGCCATCTATAGCGTTGTCGTCTTCCGCGTTCTGAACGTCCGTTATTTCCTTCTGCTGGCCGTCTTGATGGGCCTCACCAACATCATTCCCGTCGCTGGCAACCTCGTAACCATCCTTCTGGTCGCTCTGATTGCCGCCGCGGACTCGTTCACCAAGGCCGGTCTCGTAATCCTTGCCTACGGCATTTACACCCAACTTGAAAACGCCTTCCTGACACCCAGGATCATGAAGTCCAGCGTCGACCTGATGGGCGTCACCGTACTCATTGCCTTGCTCATCGGCACCGCCATCAGCGGCATCCCTGGAGCACTTGTCGCAGTACCCAGCGCGGCAGTGGTCGTCGTCTTCGCAAACGAATATCTCGTCCAACACGAAGACCCCAACCGCCTCTCCGTACTGGATTAG
- the cyoE gene encoding heme o synthase, with product MVTAASISATQSARRSTLFADYKELVKPRVTLMVMITAAAGFYLGCLRSGISPFNPQFLEAMIGMAVVTAGSGTLNQVIERRTDAMMPRTASRPMAAQRISYAHGLILGLLCIVLGSAFLAVTTNLITSMLTLLTAISYVAIYTPLKRISMIATFVGAFPGALPPLIGWTAARGFIEWPAVALFAILFVWQFPHFEAIGWLYRVDYAKAGIQVTAVAKPSGVATAAQALFYAVVMIPVSLWPVYLGTAGWIYGIIAIVLGIVYLWYTLKFVRITRDLPAAESRKIARDLLKISVIYLPLLLAAMMLDAQGRIFF from the coding sequence ATGGTCACCGCAGCATCCATATCGGCCACGCAGAGTGCTCGTCGCAGCACCCTCTTCGCCGACTACAAGGAATTGGTGAAGCCGCGCGTCACCCTCATGGTGATGATCACCGCCGCGGCTGGTTTCTACCTCGGCTGCCTGCGTTCCGGCATTAGCCCTTTCAATCCGCAATTTCTCGAAGCGATGATCGGCATGGCCGTGGTCACCGCCGGTTCCGGCACGCTCAACCAGGTCATTGAACGTCGCACCGATGCCATGATGCCGCGGACCGCCAGCCGCCCCATGGCGGCACAGCGCATCTCGTACGCGCACGGCCTCATCCTGGGCTTGCTGTGCATCGTGCTGGGCTCAGCATTTCTTGCGGTCACCACCAACCTCATCACCAGCATGCTCACGCTGCTCACGGCCATCAGCTACGTCGCCATCTACACGCCGTTGAAGCGCATCAGCATGATCGCCACCTTCGTCGGCGCATTCCCCGGCGCGCTGCCTCCGCTCATCGGCTGGACCGCCGCTCGTGGATTCATCGAGTGGCCCGCCGTCGCACTCTTCGCCATCCTGTTCGTGTGGCAGTTCCCCCACTTTGAAGCCATCGGCTGGCTCTATCGCGTCGATTACGCCAAGGCGGGCATTCAAGTCACCGCCGTCGCAAAGCCCAGTGGCGTAGCCACCGCCGCACAGGCGCTGTTTTACGCGGTCGTCATGATCCCGGTTAGCCTGTGGCCTGTTTACCTTGGCACCGCTGGCTGGATCTACGGCATCATCGCCATCGTGCTCGGTATTGTCTACCTCTGGTACACGCTGAAGTTCGTTCGCATCACGCGCGATCTGCCAGCCGCAGAATCCCGCAAGATCGCTCGTGACCTGCTCAAAATCAGCGTCATCTACCTTCCTCTTCTGCTGGCCGCCATGATGCTCGACGCGCAGGGCCGCATCTTCTTCTAA
- a CDS encoding DUF420 domain-containing protein, whose amino-acid sequence MTANTQTIPEQERIKTPPSIIAAILGVSAVASLFLFWLVYYHAPADTNHTKLLFLPSLNAVFNGLSAIALVIGFAYVKQRKIKQHRAAMFTAFIFSTLFLVSYILNHALHGEYRLPIAHTGLLWNTYWPMLLSHIVLSVVALPMILITFFLSLTQRFPQHKKLARWTFPIWLYVSVTGVLVAVIQAVVHG is encoded by the coding sequence ATGACTGCCAACACTCAAACCATTCCCGAGCAGGAACGCATCAAGACGCCGCCGTCCATCATTGCGGCCATCCTTGGCGTCTCCGCCGTGGCAAGCCTCTTCCTCTTCTGGCTGGTCTACTATCACGCCCCCGCCGACACCAACCACACGAAGCTGCTCTTCCTGCCATCACTGAACGCAGTCTTCAATGGCCTCAGCGCCATCGCTCTGGTCATCGGCTTTGCGTATGTGAAGCAGCGCAAAATCAAGCAGCACCGCGCCGCCATGTTTACTGCGTTTATCTTCTCCACGCTGTTCCTGGTCAGCTACATCCTGAACCACGCGCTGCACGGTGAATATCGCCTTCCAATCGCGCACACCGGCCTGCTCTGGAACACCTACTGGCCCATGCTGCTTTCGCACATCGTGCTCAGCGTCGTCGCACTGCCCATGATCCTGATCACGTTCTTCCTGTCACTCACGCAGCGCTTCCCGCAGCATAAGAAACTTGCGCGCTGGACCTTCCCCATCTGGCTCTACGTTTCGGTCACCGGCGTTCTGGTCGCTGTCATTCAGGCGGTCGTTCACGGATGA
- the pgeF gene encoding peptidoglycan editing factor PgeF has product MTAARKKPAATKKPTAEYLESPEAIAVVDDILGAIGLTHGTRATRRNTWNEGARRLVGKKADLAQKAAVTPKENPKPLFAENLSAAESLVHGFSTRTGGVTRVYRPHLPKILGDLNLGFTAHDEPEDVRTNRTRYLKSIKASRFHSFGMLHQIHSPIVRTIASSTEATGDFLAPAQHKADAMLTDVPGVLLTVQIADCVPVLVFDPKRRAIGAFHAGWRGTLARIVERGIGTMRRQYGSDPADLIAAIGPSIGPSSYSVSEDIRYEFSSQFAYVDTLFKDVYDLGPIREKYPNLFLTARAPGHSPLGPLLHLNLWEANRRQLMDAGLQEKNISVLEEDTAADTGRFFSHRAEDGFTGRMMASIGMSK; this is encoded by the coding sequence GTGACCGCAGCACGTAAGAAACCCGCAGCAACGAAGAAGCCTACCGCCGAGTACCTGGAATCCCCCGAAGCCATCGCCGTCGTCGATGACATTCTGGGAGCCATCGGCCTCACCCACGGCACCCGCGCCACACGCCGCAACACATGGAACGAAGGCGCACGCCGTCTCGTGGGTAAAAAGGCAGACCTCGCCCAAAAAGCCGCCGTCACTCCCAAGGAAAACCCCAAGCCACTCTTCGCAGAAAACCTCAGTGCCGCTGAATCGCTCGTACACGGCTTCTCAACGCGCACCGGCGGCGTCACCCGCGTCTATCGCCCACATCTGCCCAAGATCCTCGGCGACCTGAACCTCGGCTTTACCGCGCATGACGAGCCGGAAGACGTCCGCACCAACCGCACGCGCTACCTCAAGAGCATCAAGGCCAGTCGCTTCCACAGCTTCGGCATGCTCCACCAGATTCACTCGCCCATCGTGCGCACCATCGCGTCGTCAACGGAAGCGACCGGCGACTTCCTCGCACCCGCGCAGCACAAGGCCGACGCCATGCTCACAGACGTCCCCGGCGTGCTGCTCACGGTGCAAATCGCAGACTGCGTTCCCGTCCTTGTCTTCGACCCCAAGCGTCGCGCCATCGGCGCATTCCACGCGGGCTGGCGAGGCACCCTCGCACGCATCGTCGAACGCGGCATCGGCACCATGCGCCGCCAGTACGGCAGCGACCCCGCAGACCTCATCGCCGCCATCGGCCCATCCATCGGCCCCAGCAGCTACTCCGTCAGCGAAGACATCCGCTACGAGTTCTCCTCGCAATTCGCCTACGTCGACACGCTCTTCAAAGACGTCTACGACCTCGGCCCCATCCGCGAGAAGTACCCGAACCTCTTCCTCACCGCGCGCGCACCAGGCCACTCACCCCTCGGCCCCCTGCTTCACCTCAATTTGTGGGAAGCCAACCGCCGCCAGCTCATGGACGCAGGCCTGCAGGAAAAGAACATCAGCGTACTCGAAGAAGACACCGCAGCCGACACCGGCCGCTTCTTCTCGCATCGCGCGGAAGACGGCTTCACCGGCCGCATGATGGCCTCCATCGGCATGTCAAAGTAG